The Crocosphaera sp. UHCC 0190 DNA window TATTCAGCCGAATGTTGGGCAAGTTGTTCCGGTTAATACTTTAGTTGAAGCGGGAAAAAATGCGATTTCCCAATTACGAGAAGCTTACCCAGAAGCGATTTGTAGCGGTGAATTTTCTTGCGAAGAAGATGTCACTTGTTTAATCAATTCTCAAGGGCTTCATTGCGAATATAGTGAAACTTCCATCAATTATTATCTGGGATTAGAATGGGTCAGAGGAGAAGATTTTTTAGGCATTTATGAAGGAGAACAAACCCGCAATCACATTAATACTGATGGGGTTGTTAAAGAGATTTTACAACGGTTAGAATGGGCGAAAAACAATGTGTCACCGCCGACCGGCCGTATTCCTGTGTTATTTACTCCCAATGCTGCGGCTATGTTATGGGGAACGGTTGCTGATGCAATCAATGGCAAAGTTGTCTTAGAAAAATCTTCTCCTTGGAGTGATAAATTGGGGGAAAAGGTAATCTCGGAAAAATTAACCATTACGCAACAACCAAATCGAGAACCCTACACTTGTCCTTTTGATGATGAAGGAACCATTACCCAACATTTAGCCCTCATTACTCAGGGAAAATTAGAACAATTTTACAGCGATCGCACCATTGGACACGCTTTAGGTAAAGAAAGTACAGGAAATGGGTTTCGTCCCAGTTTAGGCCGTTATCCTACCCCTAGTTTGGTCAATTTAATTGTTGAACCTGGAACCGATAACTTTAAGGAGTTAATTAAACAATTAGATCGAGGTATTATTGTCGATCAAATGTTAGGGGGAGGGGCAGAGCTTTCTGGGGAGTTTTCGATTAATATTGACTTAGGTTATGGAGTCAGTCAGGGAAAAATTATGGGCAGAATTAAGGATACAATGGTAACGGGTAATGTTTATACTGCCCTGAAAGAAGTCATTGCGCTAGGGAATGATTGCCGTTGGACAGAGTCTTGTTACACCCCTTCTGTCATTGTAGAAGGTTTATCTGTCATTGGTTAAAACAATTGATGAATATAATCATCTAAATAACTTAAAGATGGAGTTTCTTTGTTCTTATTATTAATAGAATGTTTAATGTTGTTTTCTTCAGTTTGATTGTATTGAGTAATCTGAAGTTCTTTACTACGGGTAAAATGGGGATGCAGCCATTGGGTTAGGGTAAGAGCCATGATAGTACCGTATTATGGTGATGGAGTTAGTGTAAGGGATATCTTCTGTTTGATACTTCCCCCTTATTGACTCATCCAACTGGGTGAATTTTCCGGAAATTGATTTTTGTTAAGCTAAGAATGATAAGAAGTTAGGAATGAGGTATGAAAGGAATTAGAGTGATCTTGCTTTTATGTATGGCAATGTTTCTATTTATTGCTAGTAGCACTTTCCCCTTGAATTCTCAGGCTTCTCTATCTCCTATTGTCAATCATGAAATAGCTATGAGCGATCTTAAAATATTATCGTCTGAAGAATTAAAAACCGCGTTAAAACAATTAGATGGTTGGACTGAAAAAGAGGGTAAATTACATCGTCAGTTTCAATTCAAGTCCTTTGTTGAAGCTTTTGGTTTTATGTCTAGTGTTGCTTTAGTTGCTGAATCAATGGGCCATCATCCTGAATGGTTTAATGTTTATAATCGTGTCACCATGGATTTAACGACTCATGATGCAGGAGGGATTACTAATAAAGATGTTAATTTGGCTAAAAAAGCCAATGAATTAGCAAAATTTTAAGAGAAATAAATGTATTAAGAATTAGATTGGGTTGCTTTTCTGACTTGCTCCCTATCTAATTCCAAAGCTTCGGCAATCTGTTCTATATTTAATCCTAATAGAATCAATTTGCTATTACTTTCCTTAAAAATTTGTTTCATAACGAATTGTAGCTTCATTCAACCCATAGTCATAAGAAAATCGAATTAGAGAACTTTGTGGCAGTTCATAAACCGTTTCTAACACAGGATATAAACGTAAATTGGTTAAGCCTAATTTTTGGCCAAATTCACTCGTTGCTTCATTAGATTCAAAGACCCAATCTTGTAAAAAGGGTAAGACAACCACAGCAGATTGTAGGACACCTGCTTCAAGTAATTGGGTAGAATTTTGCCTTTGTAATTGCTCCGCAATATCAGATTTTTGTGTCCCAAATAATGTTAAAAGTTCACTATTACTAAGAGGAGGATTACTTGAAAATGAAACAATAGGAGAACGCAGTAAATCTTGAATAGAATTGGTTCCTAAATTATTAACTTCAATACATCTTGCTAGTTGGCGTAACTTCTCAGGAGAAATCTCGGAAGATGCAGGAATTGGGGGACTATTGGCAGATCTTAGTTGACAAACTTGTTCTAATTGTTGACCCAAATTAGGCAATACTTCACTAGCACTTCCTCGAATTTTCAAGGTAACTTCTGCTGATTTTGATCGACCACTTTGCACAATATCATCGGTAATTTCATTATCTTTAATTGATTGTAATCCCACGAGGAAAAGATAAAATTTTAATTCTAAGTCAATATTGGGATTTAATAACCCTTGGTTGGGTAAAAATGTCAAGGTATTTTCATGTTGACGACTGACAAATACACGGGTAATTGGAATATTAACTTGACCACCATTAATCCTAATTTGTCCTGATGGTTCAAGAGATAGTAATTCAGTAATTGATAAGCTATTTATTTGACCGTTTAAAGCGATATCACCACTCAAATTAAGAAAGACATTAGGGGTTTCGCTAAAGATATTTGGTCTTTTGCTGGTTCGTTGAACTGCGATTTCTTCAAGAGATATCTTAAAATTATTTAATTGAGGGGGAATAACTAAGTTATTTTCTGAAGCTAATGTTCCTAACCAGTTAACAAAAATTTCGGACTTATTTTCTGGTTTTATATTTATTTCAGGAACCATTAATTTTCCTTCACTAAATATTACTTCTCCTCCAATAATTGGGCTAATTAATGCTCCTGTGATTAAGATTTCTCCATTAATTAATCCTTGATAAATTCCCGATTGATTAATCTCATTTTGAGCAATATTAATGGTCAGAGGGTTGATAATTGGATTATTAGGATTAGGGGGAAATAAAGGGAAAATTCCTCTTGCATTTATATGAGTTTTGGCAAAGTTTGCAGTTAAATCTTCTACATTAATATTGCCATTTTTTAGTTTAATTTGTCCATTAAGTGTGACGACTGTGGGTAAAAGATTATTAGTAAATTTTGCTTGATTTAAGTTAATATCAATTTTACTATCAGGATCTAAAGATAGCTTGATTTGATTATTAACATAAAGTTTACCATTGATATCAGCATTAATACCGCCATTTCCCTCTACCCAAATAATTTGATCCAGGGTGAGAGGTTGCAATAACGCAAAAGCTTGGTTGCCTAAATTTGCTTTAATATCAAAGTCATTATTACGATTTCCTAGAATTGGAAAAGGTATATTAGCTGTAATTTTTATAAAATCTGGATAGGTTGTATTCACCCTAAGTTTATCATCACTGTAATTAAATTTACCGCTTAAATTTTGATTAAGTAATCTAGCATTAATTGCACCATCATTAAATGCAAACTGTCCATCAATGTTTGGTTTAGCTAAAGTTCCATTTATCGTTCCTTCAAGATTAATAATTCCATTGGCATCACTGGGGATAACAATCAAGTTACGCACCAGATCTAAGGTTAAATTTTGTATCTTAAATTCGGAGGAATCTAAAGAAAATTTAGTATTTTCATAAGCTAAATTAAGGGTTGCATTAACTAAAGCTTGTCCAAATTTAATACTAGGATTTAATTTAATTAGTCCATCACTTAACTC harbors:
- a CDS encoding TldD/PmbA family protein gives rise to the protein MTTQAQELIDLALKMGASQAEVYHSRSLSHPVFFEANRLKQLESSQSEGTALRLWKEGCPGLAVAYGEVESQKLVEKAIALSELNSAETIELTDPRTDIQPNVGQVVPVNTLVEAGKNAISQLREAYPEAICSGEFSCEEDVTCLINSQGLHCEYSETSINYYLGLEWVRGEDFLGIYEGEQTRNHINTDGVVKEILQRLEWAKNNVSPPTGRIPVLFTPNAAAMLWGTVADAINGKVVLEKSSPWSDKLGEKVISEKLTITQQPNREPYTCPFDDEGTITQHLALITQGKLEQFYSDRTIGHALGKESTGNGFRPSLGRYPTPSLVNLIVEPGTDNFKELIKQLDRGIIVDQMLGGGAELSGEFSINIDLGYGVSQGKIMGRIKDTMVTGNVYTALKEVIALGNDCRWTESCYTPSVIVEGLSVIG
- a CDS encoding elongation factor G: MALTLTQWLHPHFTRSKELQITQYNQTEENNIKHSINNKNKETPSLSYLDDYIHQLF
- a CDS encoding 4a-hydroxytetrahydrobiopterin dehydratase; translation: MKGIRVILLLCMAMFLFIASSTFPLNSQASLSPIVNHEIAMSDLKILSSEELKTALKQLDGWTEKEGKLHRQFQFKSFVEAFGFMSSVALVAESMGHHPEWFNVYNRVTMDLTTHDAGGITNKDVNLAKKANELAKF